In Vicia villosa cultivar HV-30 ecotype Madison, WI unplaced genomic scaffold, Vvil1.0 ctg.000637F_1_1, whole genome shotgun sequence, one genomic interval encodes:
- the LOC131630051 gene encoding heat shock cognate 70 kDa protein-like — MTKKYEGVAIGIDLGTTYSCVGVWQELNDRVEIIHNDQGNKTTPSCVAFTNSQRLIGNAAKNQASSNPTNTVFDAKRLIGRKYSDSVIQNDILLWPFKVIAGDNDKPMILVNYQGKEKQLVAEEISAMILTQMREIAGAFLESPVKNAVITVPAYFNDSQRRATKDAGVIAGLNVMRIINEPTAAALAYGLQKRANCVEERTIFIFDLGGGTFDVSLLTIKNNVFEVKATAGDTHLGGEDFDNRMVNHFVKEFKRKNKVDISGNSKALRRLRTACERAKRTLSYDTDATIDIDVIYEGIDFCSSITRAKFEQLNMDLFEKCMETVESCLADAKMDKSSVDDVVLVGGSTRIPRVKQLLQDFFNGKELCKSINPDEAVAYGAAVQAALLSEGFKNVPNLFLQDVTPLSLGTSVKGDIMSVIIPKNSPIPVKKKEGYLTSEDDLESVPIDVYEGERMVASENNLLDLFYLSVHRAPRGLRIQICFDIDGDGILNVSAEEETSGNKKEITITNENGRLSREEIERMIQEAEFFKAQDTKFKKKAKAINALDDYLYSVRKVMKDDCVSSKLNPVDKVKINSAMIKGKSMIADNKQEDMFMFVDCLKELESVFESAMNKVNKSYSDEESDSDS; from the exons ATGACAAAAAAGTACGAAGGAGTTGCTATCGGAATTGACCTTGGCACTACTTACTCGTGTGTTGGAGTGTGGCAGGAGCTTAACGATCGAGTGGAAATCATACACAATGATCAAGGAAACAAAACCACTCCTTCTTGTGTTGCTTTCACTAATTCTCAAAGATTGATCGGTAATGCCGCCAAAAATCAAGCTTCCTCCAACCCAACCAACACTGTCTTTG ATGCTAAGAGGTTGATTGGAAGAAAATATAGTGATTCTGTTATTCAAAATGATATTCTACTGTGGCCCTTTAAGGTAATTGCCGGGGATAATGACAAACCAATGATCCTTGTGAACTATCAGGGTAAGGAAAAACAACTTGTTGCTGAGGAAATATCAGCCATGATTCTCACACAGATGCGAGAGATTGCGGGGGCATTTTTGGAATCACCTGTTAAAAATGCAGTGATTACGGTACCTGCTTATTTTAATGATTCGCAGCGAAGAGCCACCAAAGATGCTGGTGTCATTGCTGGTCTTAATGTAATGCGGATAATCAATGAACCAACAGCGGCGGCTCTTGCATATGGACTTCAAAAGAGAGCTAATTGTGTTGAAGAGAGAACTATTTTCATCTTTGATCTTGGTGGTGGAACTTTTGATGTGTCTCTCCTTACTATTAAGAATAATGTCTTTGAAGTCAAGGCGACTGCCGGTGACACTCACCTCGGAGGAGAGGACTTTGATAATCGAATGGTGAATCACTTTGTGAAGGAGTTTAAGAGGAAGAACAAAGTTGACATTAGTGGGAACTCAAAAGCCTTGAGGAGATTAAGAACTGCGTGCGAGAGGGCAAAAAGGACACTTTCATACGATACTGATGCAACAATTGACATAGATGTTATATATGAGGGTATTGATTTCTGTTCATCAATTACTCGGGCCAAGTTTGAGCAACTGAATATGGACCTCTTTGAAAAGTGTATGGAGACCGTTGAAAGTTGTCTTGCTGATGCGAAGATGGACAAGAGTAGTGtggatgatgttgttcttgttggcggctctACTAGGATTCCCAGAGTGAAGCAACTATTGCAGGACTTTTTCAACGGGAAGGAATTGTGCAAGAGCATCAACCCTGATGAGGCTGTTGCTTATGGTGCAGCTGTCCAAGCTGCTTTGCTGAGTGAAGGTTTTAAGAATGTTCCAAACTTGTTTTTGCAAGATGTTACACCTTTGTCTCTTGGTACATCAGTAAAAGGAGATATCATGAGTGTAATTATTCCTAAGAATTCTCCGATTcctgtaaagaagaaagaaggataCCTTACATCTGAAGATGACTTAGAAAGTGTCCCAATTGATGTTTACGAGGGTGAGAGAATGGTTGCAAGTGAGAACAACTTGCTTGATTTGTTTTATCTCTCAGTCCACCGTGCACCTCGTGGCCTTCGTATTCAAATATGCTTTGATATAGATGGCGATGGTATATTAAACGTGTCTGCAGAGGAAGAAACTAGTGGTAATAAGAAAGAAATTACAATAACAAATGAAAATGGAAGACTGTCAAGGGAAGAAATTGAGAGAATGATTCAAGAGGCTGAATTTTTCAAGGCTCAAGACACAAAGTTCAAAAAGAAAGCTAAAGCAATAAATGCTCTGGACGATTATCTCTACTCCGTAAGGAAAGTAATGAAGGATGATTGTGTAAGTTCCAAGCTCAACCCTGTTGACAAAGTGAAGATTAATTCTGCAATGATAAAGGGAAAAAGTATGATTGCTGATAACAAGCAGGAAGATATGTTTATGTTTGTGGATTGTTTGAAGGAGCTTGAGAGCGTCTTTGAATCTGCTATGAACAAGGTCAACAAAAGTTACTCTGATGAGGAAAGTGATTCAGATTCCTGA